gggaatctgatgcctgcTTCTGGCCTCTCCAAACACTTGTGCCCACatgacatacattcacacagtcatacacacatataacatgcataaaaataaaaacaaatcttttaaaaagtaactgaaaagggggctggagagacagcccagCTCTTAAGTTCATTTGCTTTTCTCCCCGAGTctccgagtttggttcccagcacccacactggataCTCACCACTACCTAGAACAGCTGCTCTGTAGGatgtgatgccttcttctgacctctctgggcaCTTGCACGCACACAGCATACAGGCACAGACCCATTAATAATAGGACCGAAACAGACTGTTGTATTTATTACCCAGAGTTCACATTGTTTCTGCCCAACGTAATTCATTTTAATGTACAATTAAATAACATGACAATGCCTAGGCATATAACTCTGAACTTAACCACTGCTGAGTGAATCCTATGCTAACTTTCAATAGTTACAATGCTGAACTACTCTCCTAAAATCATTAAGTGGGGGGTTGGAGAGACTGCTctgcggttaagagcattggttgttcttccagaggacctgagttcaattcccagcacccacatggtagctcactctccagctccaggggatctgacaccctcacactaacgcacataaaataattttaaaaatcatcaaatggtctctctgtgacaCAGGAATCACCCTCAAGTACCTTTACAGAACATTGAAAACCAGTATCAGTGGAAACTACAAAGCTAAACTCTAGCTTTGTCTAATCCAAAGTAGAGAGGAAGCGTTTGCATACGGAGTTGGGAAATCCTTCTTGTGAATTCTCTCGGTGTGGAGTGCTTCTAAGAATCTTCTCGAGGCCAAGACCCGGTTCTCCAATGCATCCCCCCCCACGCGCACCTCATTTGAGGTACCCACAGTGGAGCCTTCACTTCCTCCCTTGCGGAGGGCAAGCAAGCCCGGGTGCAACCCCTAGTGGGCGTGGCCTGCGTTCTGACGCACAGCGAAGGCGCCGACGCACAGCGCGGTGTGCGCGCGCCGCCCGCGGGAGCTCGCCGGTGGCTGGAACGGCAGCGACAGCGCGCAGAGCGAGCAGAGCAGGCGCCAACCGCCCGGGGCTCGGCGGGAGCTGGCGCGGGGCGGCTGGCGGTGTCTTCCGGGCTTCGGCGGAGTCATGATCGACTCGGTGAAGCTGCGGCGCGATAGCGCGGCTGACTTCTTCTCGCACTACGAGTACCTGTGCGCTCTGCAGGACTCGGTGCCGCTGCCCGCCGTGCGCGCCTGCCTGCGGGAAGGCGTGCTGGACTTCAATGCCGATCGGCTGCGCGTGGTGGACTGGGCGCCGCTGCTCAGCACGCTCAGGGTGAACCGCGACCTGCCGCTGGTGGCCATCAAGAGCTCCTTCCAGCCGTGGCTCGGGGAGACAGGTCTGCACAGCAGGGAGGTGCGAGGGTTTggtctgagaggagggagcccgGTGCACCGGAAGCCTGCGAAGCCCGCCTCACACATCCACAAAGGAGTATTTGCCGCCGTCTCCCTTGCAGGTTGCCGCCTCTGGCGGTTAGCTGGAAGAGTAGTCAAGATAGTGACTAGGGCTCGAGATTGGCCTTTCTCACAGCGAGGATGACCAGCTATGCTCCCCGAGGGGGATATGCAGGATAATTTAGCCAATGGTTTAACAATGAATGCTTCTGCCCCGCCCTCTTTCCTTTAGGGTTTTAATTTTACAATCTCCCCTCACTCTTCTTTGCAAGCCTAATACAGAAAGGAAGGGggttaaaaatggaaagaaaatgtataaCAAAACAAATCCCCTTCAGGGACATCCTTTATGATTTTTAGAAAATTGTGTGAGTTTGATGACctcgtgtatgtatgtgtgtgcagtgcctgcggAGTCCAGAAAAGGGGTTGGtacccctggaactagaattacacaTGGTTATGggccaccatataggtgctgggaaccgaacttgtATCCTTTGCAATAACAGCAAGTCCacctaaccgctgagccatctctccagcccaagggacTGTATTTTCTTAACATCTCATTGTAAGGAGTTGATTCTGGTTATTTGCAGACAACATGTTCGCAAGTTTTTAAATTGTTGACAATCCCCAAGCTAAGTGTGGTGCTTCTGTAGTCATTCATGAACATGTGTCCAGAAGCCCAAAAAATTATCATCCGTTATGTGTGGCtccttgcttgattttttttcttaaagtgtttGTGTATCCTAGTAtcggcacatgtgcacacacagagaaaccagaagaggTGTTGGGTGTCCTCTGGTCACCCTCCACCCATTATCTTGAGCGTGTCTTTCTTGACCCTGGGGCTCTGTTTCCTCAGCTtggctggaagccagcaagcccTAACCGTTGGCTTGTCTCCACCTGCTTCCAAACTGGAGTCACAAGCCTTGCCCTTAAGCCCTagtttatgtgggtgctgggatatgGAGCTCCAGACCTCCAGATTGTACAGCAAATGCCCTTCACTGCTGAGTTGTCTTCCCAACACCTAACCTATTTTTCAcatcctcttttctttatatttgcaaacaatttttgtgtgtgtatgtatgtggtatgtgtgtgcatgcaggtatatgtttttgtgtgtagaCCCATGTTCTCCTGTGCATAGAGGCTAGAAATGACACTGGGtctcttcctctattgctttccaatttatttactgagacagggttgtttttgtttctgttttctgatctCTGGGGACTTGCTGATTCCATTGTCTGGTTAGCTCGTTTGCCCCAGGGATCATCTCTTGTGGCTTCCCAGAGATTACTGCCTTTCACCTTGCAGGCGATCCAAATTTGGGTCCTCACAGTTTTCCTTTCGTGAACTTTTATCCATTTTGCTATCTcagtccccctttttttttaatttttagagagAGTATCATGTAAGGGAAACAGGTGTTGGGGGCAACCTAGGGtttgaatttcatattttgaacTCTTAATTGTCACACATCTGAAAAGCCACTGAAACAAGCTTGTTGTGGATTCTTAGGATTAAAGCACACTGCATGTGTTAGGTGTCTGCAGGTTGCCAGCTGAGAGGGAAGGTGTGATAAGCTAGG
The window above is part of the Cricetulus griseus strain 17A/GY unplaced genomic scaffold, alternate assembly CriGri-PICRH-1.0 unplaced_scaffold_545, whole genome shotgun sequence genome. Proteins encoded here:
- the LOC113834726 gene encoding centrosomal protein of 78 kDa-like — its product is KAPTHSAVCARRPRELAGGWNGSDSAQSEQSRRQPPGARRELARGGWRCLPGFGGVMIDSVKLRRDSAADFFSHYEYLCALQDSVPLPAVRACLREGVLDFNADRLRVVDWAPLLSTLRVNRDLPLVAIKSSFQPWLGETGSDTRRVCRNRVPAIRSKDMSFQLCKALKGCLSISSVLRNLELNGLILRERDLTSLTKGLSKSASLVHLSLANCPIGDGGLEIVCQGIKNSVTLKTVNFTGCNLTWQGADHMAKILKVTVHSALNG